The proteins below come from a single Parageobacillus thermoglucosidasius genomic window:
- a CDS encoding ATP-binding protein — protein MEKHCRLAVAITGSGKGIGKYLLSLMTQPPGAFVDKIPIMPPPGILRGVLPLRRLIDKFKDVDKKSGFLAPSLPTDLSYSELSFMTKRGFLGKKLSQYLGCNKDEGDFLFYLSLSKPSFTNPDSENKGECILYLSELMLKWSEQKQDIPYQIKRLDVRPDIQNAMLKAYDMFKDELFSSSDAAEEQEIDACCCGGQWEVYRDVMFAATQGKFLLLTEEEVSKYKEGIVLCEGRVKDRSDIPICRNLAKEKLESEGLSQPTIMRWLLVLSEAITNAIKHAEEGTMTILKDEKNNEIRFVIEDKGPGFALKDLPKKTLLAGYSTKKSLGQGFTLMMTIAKRVLLFTSPKGSVLILSFDIHKKNRDQLGNAG, from the coding sequence ATGGAAAAACATTGTCGGCTGGCGGTAGCCATAACAGGTTCCGGCAAAGGGATTGGGAAATATTTGCTTTCCTTAATGACTCAACCACCGGGGGCGTTTGTCGATAAGATTCCCATCATGCCCCCTCCAGGAATCTTGCGGGGGGTTCTTCCATTGAGGAGGCTAATCGATAAATTTAAAGATGTTGATAAAAAATCTGGTTTTTTGGCCCCATCTCTCCCGACCGACTTATCTTATTCGGAACTTAGCTTTATGACGAAAAGAGGTTTTCTCGGGAAGAAATTAAGCCAGTATCTCGGCTGCAATAAAGATGAAGGGGATTTTTTATTCTATCTTTCACTATCGAAACCATCTTTTACAAATCCGGATAGTGAAAATAAAGGCGAATGTATTCTTTATTTGAGTGAACTAATGTTAAAGTGGAGTGAACAAAAACAAGATATACCGTACCAAATTAAACGTTTAGACGTTCGGCCTGATATACAAAACGCCATGTTAAAGGCCTATGATATGTTCAAGGACGAGCTGTTTTCCTCATCTGATGCGGCGGAGGAACAAGAGATTGACGCTTGCTGTTGCGGAGGGCAATGGGAAGTTTACCGGGATGTGATGTTTGCTGCGACACAGGGGAAGTTCTTGCTTCTTACCGAAGAAGAAGTAAGCAAATATAAAGAAGGAATCGTGCTATGCGAAGGAAGGGTGAAAGATCGTTCCGATATACCAATTTGCCGCAATCTGGCGAAAGAAAAGCTTGAATCAGAAGGATTGAGCCAACCCACGATCATGAGATGGCTGTTAGTGTTATCAGAAGCTATTACAAATGCGATAAAACATGCAGAAGAAGGAACGATGACGATTCTCAAGGACGAAAAGAACAATGAAATACGGTTTGTCATCGAGGATAAGGGACCGGGATTTGCTTTAAAAGATTTGCCGAAAAAAACGCTTTTAGCCGGATATTCAACAAAAAAATCTTTGGGACAAGGCTTTACGCTGATGATGACAATAGCGAAACGCGTGTTATTGTTTACGTCGCCAAAAGGCTCTGTCTTAATTCTTAGTTTTGATATCCATAAAAAGAATCGGGATCAGTTGGGGAATGCCGGATAA
- a CDS encoding STAS domain-containing protein: MEYSLHESDEYLEVKLVGDLDIDGTEIIEEELIPHLEKYRMVNLNFAGIQFVDSTGMGLLMNMVQRLKEKGIKVTISDVQQDVMNVFEILQLPEILGEEVFV; encoded by the coding sequence ATGGAATATTCTTTGCATGAAAGCGACGAATATCTAGAGGTAAAATTAGTCGGGGATTTAGATATAGATGGAACAGAGATCATCGAAGAAGAACTGATTCCGCATCTGGAAAAATACCGGATGGTCAATCTTAACTTTGCCGGTATCCAGTTTGTCGATTCAACGGGAATGGGCTTATTAATGAATATGGTCCAACGCCTGAAAGAAAAAGGGATAAAGGTTACGATATCGGACGTTCAACAAGATGTCATGAACGTTTTCGAAATCCTTCAACTTCCAGAAATTTTAGGGGAAGAGGTTTTCGTATAA
- a CDS encoding efflux RND transporter periplasmic adaptor subunit, which translates to MKRWKRYIFLVIVLCICANFYMLFHEHSKIPKSVYVNERTKPEKTTIKETVRTGGFTAPAERKFVYYDPQLGVIDEILVAKGQEVQAGTPLIRYADADIDREIQRIALKKEQLHAQIEQLAKDIDHYTTLSSSDEEEDSMKIQWEEKAREAEREKTLLEWKIKEYEEQQNELTEKKDELVVESKTAGIIEEISYDKSKPLITIASPSAIVRGKAKEGTIEKLAIGQAAVVRVPNEKESFAGTIADIGKIPVKEASFQEKSEYPFTVQLNEQPKQLPFGYHVNITVVTKEKSGAITIPAEAVWREKTKSFVYVIHNGKLEKRKVTLGIAHGEKQEIEQGLRENEYIVSHPAKQMKRGMDVIVPLDLEKPTKETIKQLSKWDIVKHFLDGFFRSFHS; encoded by the coding sequence ATGAAACGATGGAAGCGATATATATTCCTTGTCATCGTATTATGCATATGCGCGAACTTTTATATGTTGTTCCATGAACATAGTAAAATTCCAAAATCGGTTTATGTGAACGAACGGACAAAACCGGAGAAAACGACCATCAAAGAAACCGTCCGCACTGGCGGCTTCACCGCGCCGGCAGAGCGGAAATTCGTTTACTACGATCCTCAGCTCGGCGTCATTGATGAAATTCTTGTCGCCAAAGGGCAAGAAGTGCAAGCCGGCACACCGCTGATCCGCTACGCGGACGCGGACATCGATCGCGAGATTCAGCGAATTGCCCTGAAAAAAGAACAATTACATGCGCAAATCGAACAGCTTGCCAAAGATATCGATCATTATACAACACTGTCTTCTTCGGACGAAGAAGAAGACAGCATGAAAATACAGTGGGAAGAAAAAGCGAGAGAAGCGGAGCGGGAAAAAACGCTGCTCGAATGGAAAATAAAGGAATATGAGGAGCAACAAAATGAACTAACAGAGAAAAAAGACGAACTGGTCGTGGAAAGCAAAACGGCCGGCATCATCGAAGAAATCAGCTATGACAAGTCGAAACCGCTGATCACTATCGCTTCTCCTTCCGCCATCGTGCGCGGAAAAGCGAAAGAAGGGACTATCGAAAAACTCGCTATCGGGCAGGCGGCGGTTGTCCGCGTCCCGAACGAAAAAGAATCCTTTGCCGGCACGATTGCCGACATCGGCAAAATTCCGGTCAAGGAAGCGAGCTTTCAAGAAAAAAGCGAATATCCGTTTACTGTGCAGCTGAACGAACAGCCGAAACAACTTCCTTTCGGATATCACGTAAACATCACGGTCGTGACAAAAGAAAAAAGCGGGGCGATCACCATCCCTGCCGAAGCGGTATGGCGGGAAAAAACAAAATCGTTCGTCTATGTCATTCATAACGGAAAACTGGAAAAACGGAAGGTGACGCTTGGAATCGCACATGGAGAAAAACAAGAAATCGAGCAAGGTCTCCGTGAAAACGAATATATCGTATCCCATCCGGCAAAACAGATGAAACGCGGAATGGACGTCATTGTTCCATTGGATCTGGAAAAGCCAACAAAAGAAACAATCAAGCAATTATCGAAATGGGACATCGTCAAGCACTTCCTTGATGGGTTTTTCCGTTCGTTCCATAGCTGA
- a CDS encoding FapA family protein, with protein sequence MQSIVAKGKDINEAIELGLKLLGTEKEKVSIEIIQTETKGFLGIGAKPAIVKLTKLEAAEAQQAPDKNDVIEQAVSEINMEEVAVLSGFLPEREHEGEHQIGTKEPDALVGKAWVKNGALFCKTSPTHFPTVTIGEGVKLYRNHELVKEKTTIVTENDVYEIKVENEKKDTKWKVWMDEKKLKVFLYVEPGYKITRKLPDIEPSQHIELVVEEYKEVYNTLSYADVMQKLESLQVAHQFIRQEQIVKALEAKEPGTYEIAAGVSAKDGKNGWIELNVDLQSHNGPIANEDGKVDYREIRTIPSVDRGQVIATIHPPVPGQPGVTVTNEPIPPEPAYPVVLQAGRGIMEVDGKIVATESGRPQVKQKGRLVKVSVMPKLTHPGNVDLSSGNIRFTGDVEIFGEVEKNMVVEAKGDIIVHQTVNMASLIASGAIVSYSNIISSEISAGKHNMLVAELGNLLGIIQQNMEKMIGVIRQLLQSPAFKSNDFSRGGLQPLIRILLEKKFQSFPPFVKKYVEMVRNGENDLEDDGWKEIADSLTKLFLSLTNEVISLEWMIQLSQKMKELHKASVSPAEPDSYISIPSALNSRIYCGGDVFVTGKGGCINTKIHAGGALKINGIVRGGEVYGGLGAEINETGSERGISTVIAVPRDQKIRINKAMEGTVLKIGNAKYTLKETRHYVSARLDQDDRIVFE encoded by the coding sequence ATGCAAAGTATTGTTGCAAAAGGGAAAGATATTAACGAAGCGATTGAACTTGGCTTAAAGTTATTGGGAACGGAAAAAGAAAAGGTCAGTATTGAAATTATTCAGACTGAAACGAAAGGTTTTTTAGGCATCGGCGCGAAACCAGCGATTGTGAAACTGACGAAGCTGGAAGCGGCTGAGGCGCAGCAGGCTCCTGACAAAAATGATGTAATCGAGCAAGCGGTTTCGGAAATAAATATGGAAGAAGTTGCTGTACTATCTGGCTTTTTGCCGGAGCGGGAACACGAAGGCGAACATCAGATTGGCACAAAGGAACCGGACGCTCTTGTCGGCAAAGCGTGGGTTAAGAATGGAGCGTTGTTTTGCAAAACGTCCCCGACTCATTTTCCGACAGTAACGATTGGCGAAGGAGTAAAATTATACCGCAATCATGAACTGGTGAAAGAAAAAACGACGATTGTGACAGAAAATGATGTGTACGAAATAAAAGTGGAAAACGAAAAAAAGGATACAAAATGGAAAGTTTGGATGGACGAGAAAAAATTAAAAGTGTTTTTATATGTGGAACCCGGTTATAAAATCACCCGCAAACTGCCGGATATCGAACCAAGCCAGCACATTGAGCTGGTTGTTGAAGAATATAAGGAAGTTTATAACACGCTAAGTTATGCTGACGTAATGCAAAAGTTAGAATCGCTGCAAGTGGCACATCAATTTATTCGTCAAGAACAGATCGTGAAAGCCCTTGAGGCGAAAGAACCGGGCACTTACGAAATTGCGGCCGGCGTAAGCGCCAAAGATGGCAAAAATGGCTGGATTGAACTGAATGTCGATTTACAATCCCACAACGGTCCGATTGCCAATGAAGATGGAAAAGTCGATTACCGGGAAATCCGGACCATTCCATCAGTTGACAGAGGGCAAGTGATCGCGACCATTCATCCGCCTGTGCCTGGCCAGCCGGGAGTAACGGTCACCAATGAACCTATCCCGCCCGAGCCAGCTTATCCTGTAGTTCTCCAAGCAGGAAGAGGAATCATGGAGGTCGACGGCAAGATCGTTGCGACGGAATCCGGGCGCCCGCAAGTAAAACAAAAAGGACGTCTTGTAAAGGTTTCCGTTATGCCCAAATTAACTCATCCCGGGAATGTCGATTTATCGTCTGGCAATATCCGTTTTACAGGGGATGTCGAGATATTCGGCGAAGTGGAGAAAAACATGGTTGTCGAAGCAAAAGGAGATATCATTGTTCATCAAACCGTCAATATGGCTTCACTTATTGCTTCCGGGGCGATCGTTTCCTATAGCAATATTATCAGTTCGGAAATTTCCGCGGGAAAACATAATATGTTAGTGGCGGAATTGGGAAATTTGCTTGGCATTATCCAGCAAAACATGGAAAAAATGATCGGTGTGATCCGCCAGCTTCTCCAATCTCCTGCTTTTAAATCTAACGATTTTTCCAGAGGCGGTCTGCAGCCATTAATCCGGATATTGCTGGAGAAAAAGTTTCAGAGCTTTCCGCCATTCGTCAAAAAATACGTGGAGATGGTTAGAAATGGAGAAAATGATTTAGAAGATGACGGATGGAAGGAAATCGCGGATTCTTTGACAAAGCTTTTCTTGTCTTTAACCAATGAAGTGATTTCTCTCGAATGGATGATTCAATTATCGCAAAAAATGAAAGAACTTCATAAAGCCAGTGTGTCTCCCGCCGAACCGGATTCTTATATCTCTATCCCGAGCGCCCTCAATAGCCGGATTTATTGCGGCGGCGATGTGTTTGTCACTGGCAAGGGAGGATGCATTAATACGAAGATTCATGCCGGCGGTGCATTAAAAATCAATGGCATCGTCCGCGGCGGAGAAGTGTATGGAGGATTGGGAGCCGAAATTAACGAAACAGGATCGGAACGGGGAATATCAACGGTCATTGCCGTTCCGCGTGATCAAAAAATTAGAATTAATAAGGCGATGGAAGGAACAGTCCTGAAAATCGGAAACGCGAAATATACATTAAAAGAAACGAGACATTATGTGTCCGCGCGTCTAGATCAGGATGACCGGATTGTGTTCGAGTAA
- a CDS encoding STAS domain-containing protein: MSLTVNKKVKGKTLILKVKGVLDISTVHVIASYLKEIDHIETLIFDLSDLELIDSTGIGTILNAIYLSQEKHFKLKLQGMDELTDNVFETVGLYQILEAMQGEVN; this comes from the coding sequence ATGTCGCTGACAGTGAACAAAAAAGTAAAAGGGAAAACGTTGATTCTTAAAGTTAAAGGAGTTTTAGATATTTCAACGGTGCATGTCATAGCTTCTTATTTAAAAGAGATTGATCATATCGAAACTCTAATTTTTGATTTGTCTGACTTGGAATTGATTGATTCCACGGGGATTGGCACGATTCTGAACGCAATTTATTTATCGCAAGAAAAACATTTCAAATTGAAACTTCAAGGCATGGACGAATTAACCGATAATGTTTTTGAAACGGTTGGTTTGTACCAAATTTTAGAAGCTATGCAAGGAGAGGTTAACTAA
- a CDS encoding PP2C family protein-serine/threonine phosphatase: MYKYRPTFTQRERVIDNQQIMDNMDKTLQREINLARNIQMQLLNGKTPEFEGGEVIGSSLPARLIGGDYYDFYPLVNGKIRIVVGDVMGKGIPAAMLMILTRDAFRRVAEITDSPAETLTSMNQALYEDLRTLKSFVTLICADYDPKTGIFTYASAGHHLPLYINGRDKTIKELPKVSGIMLGGLPDQVYKEMSIQLDEQDIIFFYTDGIVEAQNKDGEQYKLERLVQTLLENHEKSVGEIERSVMDSIHQFTQGVPQKDDITMVLLKVSRQKNGY, from the coding sequence ATGTATAAGTACCGCCCGACTTTTACCCAGCGAGAGAGGGTCATAGACAACCAGCAGATCATGGATAACATGGATAAGACTTTGCAACGGGAAATTAACCTGGCCCGGAACATACAAATGCAGCTGTTAAACGGAAAGACCCCAGAGTTTGAGGGAGGGGAGGTCATCGGTTCCTCCCTTCCCGCAAGATTAATTGGGGGAGATTATTACGATTTTTATCCTTTAGTGAACGGAAAGATACGAATTGTCGTCGGGGATGTTATGGGAAAAGGAATCCCAGCGGCGATGCTTATGATTTTAACTCGCGACGCTTTCCGGAGAGTGGCGGAAATCACGGACAGTCCGGCAGAAACCTTAACATCTATGAACCAGGCATTGTACGAAGATTTGCGGACATTGAAATCATTTGTGACACTGATTTGTGCGGATTACGACCCGAAAACGGGCATTTTTACATACGCCAGTGCGGGACATCACCTTCCTCTTTATATTAATGGCCGGGACAAAACGATAAAAGAACTGCCAAAAGTCAGTGGAATTATGCTGGGCGGGCTTCCTGACCAAGTGTATAAAGAGATGTCGATACAATTAGATGAGCAAGATATTATATTTTTTTATACGGACGGGATTGTGGAAGCACAAAATAAAGATGGAGAGCAATATAAATTGGAACGGCTGGTACAAACATTATTGGAAAACCATGAAAAAAGTGTCGGCGAAATTGAAAGAAGCGTGATGGACTCCATCCACCAATTTACGCAAGGCGTTCCGCAAAAAGATGATATAACGATGGTCCTTTTAAAGGTAAGCAGACAAAAAAATGGATATTAA